In Citrus sinensis cultivar Valencia sweet orange chromosome 2, DVS_A1.0, whole genome shotgun sequence, a single genomic region encodes these proteins:
- the LOC102614501 gene encoding external alternative NAD(P)H-ubiquinone oxidoreductase B1, mitochondrial: MWQTDCVMLPQSLNTKDPVEIKQLRKMTILSSFVRRASGAFSGSSTYSRLLVLCTLSLSGGGLVAYSESQSEPGSPASEHGEKEREKKRVVLLGTGWAGISFLKDLDVSSYDVQVVSPQNYFAFTPLLPSVTCGTVEARSIAEPVRNIIKKRNAEIQFWEAEAIKIDAAKNEVFCKSNIDKETRDFSLEYDYLIIAVGAQVNTFGTPGVLENCHFLKELEDAQKIRRTVTDCFEKAVLPGLSEEERKRNLHFVIVGGGPTGVEFAAELHDYIQEDLINLYPTVKDLVRITLIQSGDHILNSFDERISSFAEKKFQRDGIEVLTECRVVNVSDKEITMKIKSTGAVCSIPHGLVLWSTGVGTRPTIKDFMEQIGQGKRRVLATNEWLRVKECENVYALGDCATIDQRKVMEDISTIFAAADKDNSGTLTVEEFQDVIDDILIRYPQVELYLKNKHLNDVTDLLKDPQGNPRREVDIEGFKLALSHVDTQMKSLPATAQVAAQQGAYLARNFNRRQQCKEHPEGPRRFRGLGRHHFRPFRYKHFGQFAPLGGEQAAAELPGDWVSMGHSTQWLWYSVYASKQVSWRTRVLVVSDWTRRFIFGRDSSRI, encoded by the exons ATGTGGCAGACAGATTGTGTAATGTTGCCCCAATCACTCAACACTAAAGATCCGGTTGAAATCAAACAGCTtcgtaaaatgacgattttgtCCTCCTTCGTCCGGAGAGCTTCAGGTGCTTTCAGTGGCAGCTCTACTTACTCGAGGCTTCTCGTTCTCTGCACTCTCAGTCTCAG TGGAGGTGGTTTGGTAGCATACTCTGAATCACAATCAGAGCCCGGATCTCCTGCTAGTGAACATGGTGAAAAGGAGCGCGAGAAGAAGAGGGTAGTCCTACTTGGAACTGGCTGGGCTGGTATTAGTTTTCTTAAAGATCTCGACGTTTCGTCATATGATGTTCAGGTTGTTTCGCCTCAGAATTATTTTGCATTCACCCCTTTGTTGCCTAGTGTCACCTGTGGAACAGTTGAAGCACGTAGCATTGCTGAGCCTGTCCGAAACATTATAAAGAAG AGAAATgcagaaattcaattttgggAGGCAGAAGCCATCAAGATTGATGCTGCAAAAAACGAGGTTTTCTGTAAGTCTAACATTGACAAGGAAACTAGAGATTTCTCTCTGGAATATGACTACTTAATTATAGCGGTAGGAGCTCAAGTGAATACTTTTGGTACTCCTGGTGTACTGGAGAACTGCCATTTTCTAAAG GAATTAGAAGATGCCCAGAAGATTCGCAGGACTGTGACTGATTGTTTTGAAAAGGCTGTCCTTCCTGGGCTAAGTGAAGAAGAGCGGAAGAGAAACCTTCATTTCGTAATTGTTGGAGGTGGGCCTACTGGTGTAGAGTTTGCTGCAGAATTACACGACTATATCCAAgaagatttaatcaatttgtATCCCACCGTTAAAGACCTTGTGAGAATAACATTGATCCAATCTGGAGATCATATTTTGAACTC ATTTGATGAAAGAATTAGTTCATttgctgaaaaaaaatttcaaagagATGGTATTGAAGTTCTAACGGAATGTCGAGTTGTTAATGTTTCTGATAAGGAGATAACTATGAAGATAAAATCCACGGGTGCGGTTTGTTCAATACCCCATGGACTGGTTTTGTGGTCCACTGGTGTGGGGACTCGTCCAACCATAAAGGACTTTATGGAGCAAATTGGTCAG GGTAAGAGACGTGTTCTGGCTACTAATGAATGGTTGCGAGTTAAGGAATGTGAAAATGTGTATGCCCTTGGTGATTGCGCTACTATAGATCAACGTAAGGTCATG GAAGATATTTCGACCATCTTTGCAGCTGCAGACAAGGACAACTCTGGTACTTTAACTGTTGAAGAATTCCAAGATGTAATAGATGACATCCTCATAAGGTACCCCCAAGTGGAGCTCTATCTAAAGAACAAGCATCTGAATGATGTAACAGATCTGTTGAAGGATCCTCAGGGGAATCCAAGAAGAGAAGTAGATATTGAAGGGTTTAAATTAGCCCTATCTCATGTGGATACACAGATGAAGAGCCTGCCTGCAACTGCACAG GTTGCTGCTCAACAAGGTGCATATCTTGCTAGGAACTTCAACCGCAGGCAGCAATGTAAAGAACATCCAGAAGGTCCTCGACGCTTTAGAGGTCTTGGGCGTCATCATTTTCGTCCATTTCG GTACAAGCATTTTGGTCAATTTGCTCCTTTGGGAGGGGAACAGGCAGCTGCTGAATTGCCTGGAGACTGGGTTTCCATGGGCCATAGCACTCAGTGGCTCTGGTATTCTGTATATGCTAG CAAACAAGTTAGCTGGCGTACGAGGGTGCTAGTGGTATCTGACTGGACGAGACGTTTCATTTTCGGAAGAGATTCAAGCCGCATTTGA
- the LOC102614016 gene encoding protein TIC 20-IV, chloroplastic isoform X1, producing the protein MRGYTFCEGAGAVGAFQDRSLLVLDISCVRYRNAIKERCARTSRACRPLIVACNSNASDYPVLSSSRSYRGSYKEHSLSTGDKKEFLSPTSFNLHRRNRSALVPRAAARDAFDFRLPAITVKPEWWWRTLACVPYLIALQISDVGLYFYPLSEHYELFENLIYFVPGAISRLPIWFTMIYCFIAYAGIVKNKDLPHFFRFHMMMGMLMETTLQIFWYTCNFMPLIHYHGTFGMHFWAGIGFAYITVLLACVRSALAGSYIQIPLITEAACIHTLFNIGSFHRPF; encoded by the exons ATGCGAGGTTACACGTTTTGTGAGGGAGCGGGAGCCGTAGGAGCTTTCCAAGACCGTTCCTTGCTGGTTCTTGATATCAGCTGTGTCAG GTACAGGAATGCGATTAAAGAAAGATGTGCACGGACCTCCAGGGCGTGTAGACCCTTAATTGTGGCATGCAATTCTAATGCGTCAGACTACCCTGTTCTATCAAGTAGTAGAAGTTATCGGGGATCTTATAAGGAGCATTCCTTGTCTACAG GTGACAAAAAAGAGTTTCTGTCTCCCACAAGCTTTAATTTACATAGACGGAACAGATCTGCACTGGTGCCAAGGGCTGCTGCTAGGGATGCATTTGATTTCCGCTTGCCTGCAATAACTGTGAAGCCAGAATGGTGGTGGAGGACTTTAGCATGTGTACCTTATTTAATTGCTCTGCAGATATCAGACGTAGGGTTGTATTTCTATCCCTTGTCAGAACACTATGAGCTGTTTGAAAATCTAATCTACTTCGTCCCAGGAGCCATTTCCAGGTTACCAATTTGGTTCACTATGATCTATTGCTTCATAGCTTATGCTGGGATTGTGAAAAACAAAGACTTGCCTCACTTCTTCAGGTTCCATATGATGATGGGCATGTTGATGGAAACTACCCTGCAGATTTTCTGGTATACATGCAATTTTATGCCGCTTATTCACTATCACGGTACTTTTGGAATGCACTTTTGGGCAGGTATCGGATTCGCTTACATCACCGTTTTGTTGGCGTGCGTTAGGTCTGCTCTTGCCGGGTCATACATTCAAATACCTTTGATCACTGAAGCTGCTTGTATTCATACTCTGTTTAATATAGGAAGTTTCCACAGGCCTTTCTAA
- the LOC102614016 gene encoding protein TIC 20-IV, chloroplastic isoform X2, whose translation MRGYTFCEGAGAVGAFQDRSLLVLDISCVRYRNAIKERCARTSRACRPLIVACNSNASDYPVLSSSRSYRGSYKEHSLSTGDKKEFLSPTSFNLHRRNRSALVPRAAARDAFDFRLPAITVKPEWWWRTLACVPYLIALQISDVGLYFYPLSEHYELFENLIYFVPGAISRFHMMMGMLMETTLQIFWYTCNFMPLIHYHGTFGMHFWAGIGFAYITVLLACVRSALAGSYIQIPLITEAACIHTLFNIGSFHRPF comes from the exons ATGCGAGGTTACACGTTTTGTGAGGGAGCGGGAGCCGTAGGAGCTTTCCAAGACCGTTCCTTGCTGGTTCTTGATATCAGCTGTGTCAG GTACAGGAATGCGATTAAAGAAAGATGTGCACGGACCTCCAGGGCGTGTAGACCCTTAATTGTGGCATGCAATTCTAATGCGTCAGACTACCCTGTTCTATCAAGTAGTAGAAGTTATCGGGGATCTTATAAGGAGCATTCCTTGTCTACAG GTGACAAAAAAGAGTTTCTGTCTCCCACAAGCTTTAATTTACATAGACGGAACAGATCTGCACTGGTGCCAAGGGCTGCTGCTAGGGATGCATTTGATTTCCGCTTGCCTGCAATAACTGTGAAGCCAGAATGGTGGTGGAGGACTTTAGCATGTGTACCTTATTTAATTGCTCTGCAGATATCAGACGTAGGGTTGTATTTCTATCCCTTGTCAGAACACTATGAGCTGTTTGAAAATCTAATCTACTTCGTCCCAGGAGCCATTTCCAG GTTCCATATGATGATGGGCATGTTGATGGAAACTACCCTGCAGATTTTCTGGTATACATGCAATTTTATGCCGCTTATTCACTATCACGGTACTTTTGGAATGCACTTTTGGGCAGGTATCGGATTCGCTTACATCACCGTTTTGTTGGCGTGCGTTAGGTCTGCTCTTGCCGGGTCATACATTCAAATACCTTTGATCACTGAAGCTGCTTGTATTCATACTCTGTTTAATATAGGAAGTTTCCACAGGCCTTTCTAA